The genomic stretch GCGGCGTCTCCAGGTACCACTTCCCCATGTACCTCAAGGAAATCGAGTTCCGTTTCAACCACCGGGGCGACAACACCTTCAGGCTCTTCCTGAAGGCCTTTTTTGGTTACGTTTCGCCCTAATTACCTAATAAAATCCATGGACTGATAGAAAAAAGAAGAATCTTCTTCATGACCGAAATGGCGCCGGAATGAATCAATTTTATTTTTGGCACCATCAGAGATGGCGAAAGTAAGCTCTCGTGCCCTATCGAGACGCTGGGGGAGTGACTCATATTTATTGCGTTTCCACCCGGAAAAATCGTAGCTCACGGCAAGCGGCGGTGGTATTTCTAAGGTTCTCAGATTTATACGCTCCCGTTCAGAAAGGTCGAAAGCCTCTTGTAACATAGTGCCGTTCAGGGCCGCCGAATCAGAGAACTCTGTCCGAATCAGATTTTCAAGTATCTTTCGAACCCATCCTTTTTCTTGATGGATCAACCGAGCGCCGAAAGCCACGTTGATACGTGTCGGCTCAACTACACGGTATCCGTTTGCTTCGTATTGGGCCATGGTGTGCGCCACGAGCGCCTCTCGACTTGCGAAAAGTTCACCCTTTGCCGCTGCGTAGAAGTCGTCCAAAAAACGGCGGTATGATGGTTCATTGCCGCCATCACCCGATAGAAAGCGCTCGATGAGGGTGGCTAGATCGATCCCCATGCTCCGCAATAGCTGAAAAACGGGTTTATAGAAATTGAGAGCGAATATCGTATAGAACATGAAATTCAGACCGCGCACGGCTAAAAAATCGCTTTCAGAGAAACTACCTGAGGAGACAACAACTTCCTCGTGTTCCAACACAAATTGATTCTCGACATATCCATAATTGCTTCCTAGTAGGCGGAAGGCCGTTTTAATGCCGTATTTCTCGCGAACACCAGGACGGTTTAACTCAATCCCATCCATGATGAATAGATTGTGACAAAGCACAGTATCGAAGCCGCGAGCGACCGAGCGATTCAGCAGATCAACAAATGATTCGCGTGTCTCGTACGGCAAGCCAAAGATAAGTTCCGTTGTCGTTGATAGATTCCGTTCTTTGGCCCAATCAATGGCAGCGGCAATTTCTGTCTCGCTAACGTTGCGCCGATTGATCGCCTTCAACGTTTCGGGGTTTTCGGTTTGAAGCGCCAAACACAGGCCCAATTGATTATATTCGCCCAGCGTTTCGACCACCGTCCTCGCCGTATTCGTAAATCTTTTGTCGTTATAGAAAAATACCGACTTAGGATATCCCACACGTTCACCGCATTCGCGGACATATCGCGCGATATCCGTGTCACGTTCCAAAATTCCAAAATTTTCATCGGCAATAAATAGCGTTTGATAATCGCGGCCGGCGTAGGCCCTAGCGATGTAGGATAGATCTTCCTTTATCTGCTCTATGGGAAATGCTCGGATTTTTCCGCGAAGCTTGCCGGAGACACAAAAGGCGCATGTGTAGGGGCAAAAACGGGATGTCTGTACAAGCGGTTGAAATTCTTCAGTGAGAAAAGGATCC from Rhodospirillales bacterium encodes the following:
- a CDS encoding radical SAM protein; translated protein: MSRQLRILLADLCYSNQYTAHTRYTPLNIGFVGQYLKQKAGTDVDVTLYKNTASLYPDIAAKKPDVVGFSLYYWNTDLGREAARYVRALYGSDVTIVYGGPSIDTDPSEQRRLFAALPDADFLVVNEGEIGFWNIVERLLSNRSGLKQDPIDGVVFVEDGTLRAGRAVGLTLDLETLGSPYLSGLLDPFLTEEFQPLVQTSRFCPYTCAFCVSGKLRGKIRAFPIEQIKEDLSYIARAYAGRDYQTLFIADENFGILERDTDIARYVRECGERVGYPKSVFFYNDKRFTNTARTVVETLGEYNQLGLCLALQTENPETLKAINRRNVSETEIAAAIDWAKERNLSTTTELIFGLPYETRESFVDLLNRSVARGFDTVLCHNLFIMDGIELNRPGVREKYGIKTAFRLLGSNYGYVENQFVLEHEEVVVSSGSFSESDFLAVRGLNFMFYTIFALNFYKPVFQLLRSMGIDLATLIERFLSGDGGNEPSYRRFLDDFYAAAKGELFASREALVAHTMAQYEANGYRVVEPTRINVAFGARLIHQEKGWVRKILENLIRTEFSDSAALNGTMLQEAFDLSERERINLRTLEIPPPLAVSYDFSGWKRNKYESLPQRLDRARELTFAISDGAKNKIDSFRRHFGHEEDSSFFYQSMDFIR